Within Triticum dicoccoides isolate Atlit2015 ecotype Zavitan chromosome 1B, WEW_v2.0, whole genome shotgun sequence, the genomic segment TCAACATAAGTTTGGGAGCTAGAATCAGAAAAAAAATTGAGATTGATAGAAtcataatttatcatgaacttgataggaaactaaggcaacatacagttTGTTGAGCATCATTAATTCTGAAACTATGCAGAAGTGACATATTATAAAGAAGAAGGAATTCTGAAGGTGTATGAAAGCACTTCGAATAGATTCAGGATTCAGCTATACCTTTACCTTGTGAGCTAGCCTTTCTGCAGATGGTGACTGGCTTGTCGACATATATTGATGGGTGGCACAAGAAATGGATTGGGCTGCTAATCTTGATGGCCTCCCTCCTCCCAATTTATGACGCTTGCCCCTGATATCGATTCGAGCCGAGGGAGTTGCgaccttttttttttgagggaattatTATTATTCTCCCGAGAGAGAGAGCTCTAGTGGCTTCGCTAAAGCCAGTACCAAATGGTCCGGCCCACTTTGCTTCTGAGCTGTTTTTCTATTTTCCTTCAACTGCGAACTATTCAAATTCGTCAACATTTCTTAAATCACCAACATTTTTCGAATTTGATAATATCTTTTAAAAATATTGAACAGTTTTCAAAATTTTGTACAAATTCGTCAACAAGTTTTTCTAAATTCTAAACATAttcaattcacgaacattttttaaatcttggaacaaattcttgaacatttttttgttttcacgaaaaaaaattatatgcatgattttttttgaaatatttgtgattttttttcaattCATTAAAGTTTGTTCAAAATGACCAAAAAAAAATTTGAATCCACGAACATTTTTATATTTCTTGAACATTTTTCCCAaattttgaacttttttcaaatctggaATTATTTTGAAACCATCTCTAAAAAGAAatttaaaaaagaaacaaaaaaaccgcAAACATTTTATTGGGGGGTaaaaaacaacacatagaaaaaaaaGCGAAATAAAAAACCCCGAAATGAGACGGATCTATCAAATGGCCGGcccatttttttttgtggcttcggCGAGGGCTCCTTTATTTGCCGAGTAGGATTGCCCGAGGGGAAATCCCTTTTTTAGGAAGGTCATCATAGCTACATTTATTAAATTGCAACAAAAATTACATCGTTCACAAGGGCACCGACCGAACATGCTGGAGGCTCGTCAGTCCAATTAATAGAAGTCTTGTTGCAATAACCAAATTTAGCTAGTACATGCTCTACTTGCTTCGCAGAATGAAAACAATGTTTAAAAGAGACCTTCCCACTCAAAGCAGTTGTGTCCACACACTTCGCGAAGATAGCCGATGCTGCATCCCATTGAGATTGACCATTATAGAAGTTAATCACATCAAGCGAGGCTGACTCAGCTTCCACTCGATCAAATCCCATAGCATTAACAAAATTGAGCCCGTCTCTCGTGGTCATTGCTTCGGTGGTTGTCACATCTCAAACAAACTATCTATATATTTGCTTTGGACAGCTAGGAATTTACCTCTATAATCTCTCAAGGTGTCTGTCACGCCTCCTGAAGCATCCTCAATAAATACAGTTGCACCAACATTCAGTTAATGAAATTCAAGTCCGGGTTTTTTCATCTGTGCACTTCTCCCGCGCCCTGCTTCCATTAGCAGGAACTATAGAGATATGCCGCTATACCTAGTACTGTTGTAGACCACCGAAAAGAAGGAGGGTATGGCTTTCTGTGGGGTAATTTGTTGCCTGATCCACCACAGGCACCAACAACCAACAATAAGCGCTTGTTTCACTTCCAGATTTTGCATAATATGCAGCCAAGACTCCGGCAGAAGCAAGAGATGTTCCAATATGACACAAAACATGATCGGTCGATCACAACAAACATCATCAATGATATCCATCATCCCTAAGCGGTTCCATAGTTCCTTCGCAAGACTACATCGGAACAGGAGGTGTTTAAGATCTTTTACTCCCTGATGGCAGATTGGACAAACACCATCAATCCCTATATGTTAGTTTGTGAGAATAGATTTTAGAGGGATGATCCCTTGTGATGCTCTCCGTCCAAATATTTGAACTTTACGTGGAACTTGTATCTTTCAAAGTGCACTCCACATAGCCGGAGTTGTAGACCCCCTCGCCCTCTCAGACGCCATTGCATGTGCCCAAAAAGTGTGTATCCACTGCATATGGTAGGCCGAACGAACTGAAAAAAATCCCTCTTATGTCAGGGTGATGCAATAAAACCATCAAAAGCTTGCACATTCAGTGGAATTTCTGTCCATGGGAATGAAGATGCTCCGTATAAGTTCCTCATCCCAAGTTACCGAAGATGGATCTATAAGTCCACACACCCTGGTTAAAATGGTTTGTCCACGCCTTGAGATTACTTTTCTATCCGGACTCAAAGGGATCCATGGATCACCCCATATGTTGACATTCTCCCCGTTCCAATTCTCTAAATGTATCCTCTTTTGAAAGTTTTCAAACCTTTCATGATGCTTTGCCATGTAAATGATTAACCATATATTTTTTGAAAGTGGGCTGCAGTAACATTCCATTAGGAAATTATTTTGCCTCTTAACACTTCTGCACATAGAGAATCTGGGTTTGTGATAAGTTTCCAACACTGCTTTGCAAGCATAGCCAGATTGATAAGTTTCCAACACTGCTTTGCAAGTTCGGGCTTCAGGCCGGGCTcaggcttgagaaatgaaggtcgggcttttacaagcccggcccgacgtttgcccaggTTTAGGAGCGGAGCGGCGGTGTGATTGATGATTGGGGCTGCAAATAGGAAACCATGGGATGGGAGGGGCCGCACTGCAAAACAAACATCCTCACTCACAGTCACGGTGGAGAGAGTGCTGGTGGGAGGATGCAGGACGAATAATGAAGAGCGCGAGGGGCCGCACTGCAAAACAAACCACAGCAAGTGGTTGGGTTGGGTTGGGTTAGCTTAGGAGGGACGCTTCTTCTCCCTCCCTCCGTACGCACGCCATTCCCCCtttgagagagggagggagggagtggTTGGGTTTAGGGTTTCCATCCTCCCCCATTCCcccatccccacgccgccgccgccgccgccgcccgccatgaTCGGCGACGACGACCaccccaccaccccgccgccctctccgccgccaccgccaccgccgccgatcgcGCCAGCTCCGTCCCCGAGCCTCGGCCTGGGGAGGCGCCTGCTCGGCTCCATCCGGGCCCTCTCCTCCGCCATCGCCCTGCCCTCCACTCCCGCTgccgcatcctcctcctcctcctcctcgcccagcCTCGGGCTCAGCCTCCTGCTCCACCTCAAGCCCgacctccacctccaccaccagGAACCCCCTCCACCCTCGacccccgcctccgcctccgcatcCGCCTCCCTCCTCCGCCACCACCAGGACCACGACCAGGAGCAGGACCAGGCCGCTCCAGCCCACGCTCCCAGGGCCAAGAGGGCTCTCCACCTCCTTCCTCAAACCCCCACGACATCGCCATCGCTCGCTCCttccgctgccgctgccgctcaTGCTCATGGGCTGGGATTTAGTACCCAGGACCAGGATGGCTATGATGCTGTCGCTGTGGAAGGTCAGGAGGTGCTGGAGCAAGGTGGTGTCGTTGCAGCTGGAATCATCGGTCAAGGCACACAAGATGCCACTGCTGTTGCTGTCGCTGTTGCTCTTGATGATGATGATCAGGAGAAGAAGCCACTGGGGCAATGTACTAGTACCACCTCTTCCTATTGTGAAGAACTGAGAACAACAACCATGGAGACTGATGTTGCTAAGGATGATCAAGAGGCAGTGGAGCAAGGTGTCATTGTTGAACAAGAGGGCGCACCCATGGATGATGCCAttgctgttgatgatgatgatcaggaGGAGAAGCCACTGGAGCAATCTAGTACCACTTATGGTGACTTGGGAACAGCCATGGAgaatgatgctgctgctgctgctgtgcaaGTTCAAGAGCAAGTGGTGGAGCAGCAAGATGCCACCCAGCCAAGGGATGAAGATACTGCTGCCGAGGGACAAGAGACGCCGGGAGCTCATCAGCCGGGATCAACTGAGAATGCTGATGATGCTGTGCAAGTTCAAGAGGAAGGTGAAACCGCAGATGCCACTGCTGTACATGACCATGACAAGGCAGTGGAGCAATGCACCACTGCTGATGACTTGGGAACAACCATGGAGAATGATGTTGCTAAGGATGATCAGGAGGTGCTGGAGCAAGGTGTCATTGACCAAGGGGATGCAAGTACCATAGATGCTGTCAAAGATCATGAGGTGCTGCTGCTAGGTGCCGTGGAAGGAACGCGCGCTACCACAGATGGCATTGCTGCTGTCGAGGATCAAGGGAAGAATGTGGAGCAATGTACCACTTATTCTGACCTGGGAACAACCATGAAGAATGATGATGCTGTGGATGACAAGCAGGTGGTGAAGCAAGGTGCTGTCGATTTAACCATGGATGATGATGCTTCTGTTGAAGAACAAGAGGTGGTGGAGCAAGGCGTTGTTGATTTAACCATGGATGATGATGCTTCTGTTGAAGAACAAGAGGTGGTGGAGGAAGGCGTTGTTGATTTAACCATGGATGATGATGCTTCTGTTGAAGAACAAGAGGTGGTGGAGGAAGGCGTTGTCGATTTAACCATGGATGATGATGATTCTGTCAAACATCACAAGCAGCAAGGTATCATTGACGGAACCGATGACATTGCTGTTGAGAAACAAGAGAAAGTGCTGGAGCAATGTTCAAGAGCAACTACGGATCAGTACACTGTCAGAGAAAAGGAGATGGTGGTGGAACAAGGCGTCATTGACCCAAAGTACATGGATCTTGCCACGGAAGATCAGGTTAAGTTGTCGATCATAGACGACCATGGTACAGTGCCCATGGATAATATTGTGGTGAAAGACCAGGATAAGGCAGTGGTGCAATATGCCAGCGATGCAATAGTAACAATCAAGGATGAGAGTCCTGTGGAGGAACATGATACAGTGGGGAATCAAGGTGTCATCGACAAAAATGGCAGAACCAAGGATGATATTGATGTGGAGGGACATGGCTATGTGAATGAACAGGTCATCGTCGATAACTGGGGTACATCCAGTGATGCTACTGCTTTGGAAGGTCAGAAGAATGAGGCTGAGCCACGCATCGGTGATGAACAGATAGCAGGCAAGGACATGGATGGTGTTCATGCTGAGGGGAACATGTTGGAGCAAAGGACCAGCGATAAACAGGGAGCAACACAGTCTGATTTCACTGTTGATAAGCACAAGGATGTAGCGGAGTGTGTCCGCCATGAGTGGGGTGCACCTGAGGATGATCTTGCTATGGACAGGACAGCTTACCAAGGTACCAGAGATTGGGGTATAGTTAACAAGGAGAAGGTTAAGCTGCCTGCGGATGATCGTGCTATGGACACGGCAGCTTATCAAGGTACCGGAGATTGGGGTATAGTTAACAAGGACAAGGTTAAGCTGCCTGAGGATGATCGTGCTATGGACACGGCAGCTTATCAAGGTACCGGAGATTGGGGTATAGTTAGCAAGGAGAAGTATACGTTGCCTGCTAGAAGATATCCACAGAAGCCCAGAAAACTTAACTGCCCCTCTTACATGTCAAAAGGGACCTGCACATACGGGCCCTCATGCCACTTCAATCACCCACCGGTAAAATCTGCGTCACTTTACTATCATATTATGTCTTACTCTAAACTTTTTTGGCAAGAAAACTTTGTTGGTTTCCGTGCTACGTAGAATATGCTGCAATTTTGCTTAGCACAATAGGTTGTGTAAATTATCGCTGTCATATCCGTGCCATTTGTCATGCAACTGTGCAGGTAGTACTGGGATCTATATTTCAGTGCATTAAGCTCACACCTGCAGTCCCTGCTGTATGCTTCTACATATATGTTCATATGCATGCCCTTTTCTGTATAAAAATGTAGTCTCTCGCATCCTTTCTGGTCTCTAGATAAGCAGGAGATGATGTGGCATTTTAAAAGTTTTATGTGCTGATAATTGTAGTGGACGTTTGGAAGCCTGATTAATATGTACCTCATTCACTACTTTGTTCATGAGCTATTTAGTAACTTATCGTCCTCCTTTTTGTTGATGTTGTCACTGCAGCAGCTTAAATCTAGGTCAGATGAATCATGGCGTCCCTCTGAACGAAGAAACCATGGCGCTGCAGAAATTCTGGAACTGAACCGCCTTGGCCTTCCCATTCGTGAAGTATGCCTATGCTATCTTTTCATCTGTTGGAGTTGGTACTTATGATTTATATTGGAAAATGTTGAAACTGAATGGTAGTCTAAATTACTTTTCAGGGAGCAAGAAACTGTGACTACTATATGCGAACTGGTGCTTGCAGATATGGCAAAAACTGCCATTTTAACCATCCAGACCATGTCATTGATGCTCAGTTTAGTCCACCAACAGGGTGGGAGGATAATGCTTTGCAAATGGAGAAATCTTCTGATCATACATTAGATGAGACATCACGCATGAAGAAATCTTCCGATGGTGCGACCTTCGATGACAGATCACACATGAAGAAATCTTCCGATGATGCGACCTTAGATGACAGATCACACTTGAAGAAACCTTCCGATGGTGCGATCGTAGATGACACATCATACTCAAAGAAGTCTTCTGACCATGAGAACTCTTCTAGCTCTGGTGTCCTGCCACCAAGCATATTTAGAATGCTTCTACCTCCCCAAAAAGTACTGCCTGGCACGGAAGGAAAGGCGAAAAAGGTACATGCTGTTTCTTCCCTATATTATGCGATGTTTTGATCTGCATTTGCACACATCTCTTGGATACTGCTACTTTGTGACACTGCACTGTACTTTCCTAGATTTAGGCTGGTCTGTGCCTTTTTTGTTAATTTCCTTATCCTATCTGCTTCATGCAGAAGTCAGACTGGTCATCAGACGATTCCGATGGTTGCTGTTCAGCAGATAGTTCAGATGGACCTTTGTGCAAGCAGGGGGAGCACGTGGATTACCCTGAGAGGCCTGGCAGACCAGAATATCACCGCCCAAAACAGTCAAAATACAAAGAAGAGGTAAACTATCCCGAGAGGCCTGGCAAACCAGATTGCCCCTTCTACATGAGATTTGGTGATTGTAAATTTGCATCAGCGTGCAACTATCACCACCCAAAAGACAAATACCCAGCTGGGAGACCTGATGAACCAGAATGCCCATTCCTTATGAAGCGTGGGTACTGTAAACTTAGGGCACAATGTAAGTTTTATCACCCAGAGGCTTCGAGCCCAACAGATGCAAAAAGATCTGTTACCACTGATGAACATCATCCATCTACAAGAACCACATTACAAGACTATATGCTTCCCCAGCAACCGCAGTATCCTGAGAGGCCTGGTCAGCCAGAGTGCCGGTACTACTTG encodes:
- the LOC119349889 gene encoding uncharacterized protein LOC119349889 isoform X2, which codes for MIGDDDHPTTPPPSPPPPPPPPIAPAPSPSLGLGRRLLGSIRALSSAIALPSTPAAASSSSSSSPSLGLSLLLHLKPDLHLHHQEPPPPSTPASASASASLLRHHQDHDQEQDQAAPAHAPRAKRALHLLPQTPTTSPSLAPSAAAAAHAHGLGFSTQDQDGYDAVAVEGQEVLEQGGVVAAGIIGQGTQDATAVAVAVALDDDDQEKKPLGQCTSTTSSYCEELRTTTMETDVAKDDQEAVEQGVIVEQEGAPMDDAIAVDDDDQEEKPLEQSSTTYGDLGTAMENDAAAAAVQVQEQVVEQQDATQPRDEDTAAEGQETPGAHQPGSTENADDAVQVQEEGETADATAVHDHDKAVEQCTTADDLGTTMENDVAKDDQEVLEQGVIDQGDASTIDAVKDHEVLLLGAVEGTRATTDGIAAVEDQGKNVEQCTTYSDLGTTMKNDDAVDDKQVVKQGAVDLTMDDDASVEEQEVVEQGVVDLTMDDDASVEEQEVVEEGVVDLTMDDDASVEEQEVVEEGVVDLTMDDDDSVKHHKQQGIIDGTDDIAVEKQEKVLEQCSRATTDQYTVREKEMVVEQGVIDPKYMDLATEDQVKLSIIDDHGTVPMDNIVVKDQDKAVVQYASDAIVTIKDESPVEEHDTVGNQGVIDKNGRTKDDIDVEGHGYVNEQVIVDNWGTSSDATALEGQKNEAEPRIGDEQIAGKDMDGVHAEGNMLEQRTSDKQGATQSDFTVDKHKDVAECVRHEWGAPEDDLAMDRTAYQGTRDWGIVNKEKVKLPADDRAMDTAAYQGTGDWGIVNKDKVKLPEDDRAMDTAAYQGTGDWGIVSKEKYTLPARRYPQKPRKLNCPSYMSKGTCTYGPSCHFNHPPLKSRSDESWRPSERRNHGAAEILELNRLGLPIREGARNCDYYMRTGACRYGKNCHFNHPDHVIDAQFSPPTGWEDNALQMEKSSDHTLDETSRMKKSSDGATFDDRSHMKKSSDDATLDDRSHLKKPSDGAIVDDTSYSKKSSDHENSSSSGVLPPSIFRMLLPPQKVLPGTEGKAKKKSDWSSDDSDGCCSADSSDGPLCKQGEHVDYPERPGRPEYHRPKQSKYKEEVNYPERPGKPDCPFYMRFGDCKFASACNYHHPKDKYPAGRPDEPECPFLMKRGYCKLRAQCKFYHPEASSPTDAKRSVTTDEHHPSTRTTLQDYMLPQQPQYPERPGQPECRYYLQFGKCKYLSACIFHHPKDRLAAHSDQIGPGMPDCPFYMKAGKCQFGSACEFRHPKDIHSSSTAEEAFDKRSGSGAYDSLTRSDNGVEQQEESIMYPERPGEPECNHYMRQGYCKFQMNCKYHHPGDRLSKKHEVIRSDHLSKAGTRWLPHECYQQKALS
- the LOC119349889 gene encoding uncharacterized protein LOC119349889 isoform X4; the encoded protein is MIGDDDHPTTPPPSPPPPPPPPIAPAPSPSLGLGRRLLGSIRALSSAIALPSTPAAASSSSSSSPSLGLSLLLHLKPDLHLHHQEPPPPSTPASASASASLLRHHQDHDQEQDQAAPAHAPRAKRALHLLPQTPTTSPSLAPSAAAAAHAHGLGFSTQDQDGYDAVAVEGQEVLEQGGVVAAGIIGQGTQDATAVAVAVALDDDDQEKKPLGQCTSTTSSYCEELRTTTMETDVAKDDQEAVEQGVIVEQEGAPMDDAIAVDDDDQEEKPLEQSSTTYGDLGTAMENDAAAAAVQVQEQVVEQQDATQPRDEDTAAEGQETPGAHQPGSTENADDAVQVQEEGETADATAVHDHDKAVEQCTTADDLGTTMENDVAKDDQEVLEQGVIDQGDASTIDAVKDHEVLLLGAVEGTRATTDGIAAVEDQGKNVEQCTTYSDLGTTMKNDDAVDDKQVVKQGAVDLTMDDDASVEEQEVVEQGVVDLTMDDDASVEEQEVVEEGVVDLTMDDDDSVKHHKQQGIIDGTDDIAVEKQEKVLEQCSRATTDQYTVREKEMVVEQGVIDPKYMDLATEDQVKLSIIDDHGTVPMDNIVVKDQDKAVVQYASDAIVTIKDESPVEEHDTVGNQGVIDKNGRTKDDIDVEGHGYVNEQVIVDNWGTSSDATALEGQKNEAEPRIGDEQIAGKDMDGVHAEGNMLEQRTSDKQGATQSDFTVDKHKDVAECVRHEWGAPEDDLAMDRTAYQGTRDWGIVNKEKVKLPADDRAMDTAAYQGTGDWGIVNKDKVKLPEDDRAMDTAAYQGTGDWGIVSKEKYTLPARRYPQKPRKLNCPSYMSKGTCTYGPSCHFNHPPQLKSRSDESWRPSERRNHGAAEILELNRLGLPIREGARNCDYYMRTGACRYGKNCHFNHPDHVIDAQFSPPTGWEDNALQMEKSSDHTLDETSRMKKSSDGATFDDRSHMKKSSDDATLDDRSHLKKPSDGAIVDDTSYSKKSSDHENSSSSGVLPPSIFRMLLPPQKVLPGTEGKAKKKSDWSSDDSDGCCSADSSDGPLCKQGEHVDYPERPGRPEYHRPKQSKYKEEVNYPERPGKPDCPFYMRFGDCKFASACNYHHPKDKYPAGRPDEPECPFLMKRGYCKLRAQCKFYHPEASSPTDAKRSVTTDEHHPSTRTTLQDYMLPQQPQYPERPGQPECRYYLQFGKCKYLSACIFHHPKDRLAAHSDQIGPGMPDCPFYMKAGKCQFGSACEFRHPKDIHSSSTAEEAFDKRSGSGAYDSLTRSDNGVEQQEESIMYPERPGEPECNHYMRQGYCKFQMNCKYHHPGDRLSKKHEVIRSDHLSKAGTRWLPHECYQQKALS
- the LOC119349889 gene encoding uncharacterized protein LOC119349889 isoform X3, which codes for MIGDDDHPTTPPPSPPPPPPPPIAPAPSPSLGLGRRLLGSIRALSSAIALPSTPAAASSSSSSSPSLGLSLLLHLKPDLHLHHQEPPPPSTPASASASASLLRHHQDHDQEQDQAAPAHAPRAKRALHLLPQTPTTSPSLAPSAAAAAHAHGLGFSTQDQDGYDAVAVEGQEVLEQGGVVAAGIIGQGTQDATAVAVAVALDDDDQEKKPLGQCTSTTSSYCEELRTTTMETDVAKDDQEAVEQGVIVEQEGAPMDDAIAVDDDDQEEKPLEQSSTTYGDLGTAMENDAAAAAVQVQEQVVEQQDATQPRDEDTAAEGQETPGAHQPGSTENADDAVQVQEEGETADATAVHDHDKAVEQCTTADDLGTTMENDVAKDDQEVLEQGVIDQGDASTIDAVKDHEVLLLGAVEGTRATTDGIAAVEDQGKNVEQCTTYSDLGTTMKNDDAVDDKQVVKQGAVDLTMDDDASVEEQEVVEQGVVDLTMDDDASVEEQEVVEEGVVDLTMDDDASVEEQEVVEEGVVDLTMDDDDSVKHHKQQGIIDGTDDIAVEKQEKVLEQCSRATTDQYTVREKEMVVEQGVIDPKYMDLATEDQVKLSIIDDHGTVPMDNIVVKDQDKAVVQYASDAIVTIKDESPVEEHDTVGNQGVIDKNGRTKDDIDVEGHGYVNEQVIVDNWGTSSDATALEGQKNEAEPRIGDEQIAGKDMDGVHAEGNMLEQRTSDKQGATQSDFTVDKHKDVAECVRHEWGAPEDDLAMDRTAYQGTRDWGIVNKEKVKLPADDRAMDTAAYQGTGDWGIVNKDKVKLPEDDRAMDTAAYQGTGDWGIVSKEKYTLPARRYPQKPRKLNCPSYMSKGTCTYGPSCHFNHPPQLKSRSDESWRPSERRNHGAAEILELNRLGLPIREGARNCDYYMRTGACRYGKNCHFNHPDHVIDAQFSPPTGWEDNALQMEKSSDHTLDETSRMKKSSDGATFDDRSHMKKSSDDATLDDRSHLKKPSDGAIVDDTSYSKKSSDHENSSSSGVLPPSIFRMLLPPQKVLPGTEGKAKKKSDWSSDDSDGCCSADSSDGPLCKQGEHVDYPERPGRPEYHRPKQSKYKEEVNYPERPGKPDCPFYMRFGDCKFASACNYHHPKDKYPAGRPDEPECPFLMKRGYCKLRAQCKFYHPEASSPTDAKRSVTTDEHHPSTRTTLQDYMLPQQPQYPERPGQPECRYYLQFGKCKYLSACIFHHPKDRLAAHSDQIGPGMPDCPFYMKAGKCQFGSACEFRHPKDIHSSSTAEEAFDKRSGSGAYDSLTRSDNGVEQQEESIMYPERPGEPECNHYMRQGYCKFQMNCKYHHPGDRLSKKQYVLKSSAATT
- the LOC119349889 gene encoding uncharacterized protein LOC119349889 isoform X1 — its product is MIGDDDHPTTPPPSPPPPPPPPIAPAPSPSLGLGRRLLGSIRALSSAIALPSTPAAASSSSSSSPSLGLSLLLHLKPDLHLHHQEPPPPSTPASASASASLLRHHQDHDQEQDQAAPAHAPRAKRALHLLPQTPTTSPSLAPSAAAAAHAHGLGFSTQDQDGYDAVAVEGQEVLEQGGVVAAGIIGQGTQDATAVAVAVALDDDDQEKKPLGQCTSTTSSYCEELRTTTMETDVAKDDQEAVEQGVIVEQEGAPMDDAIAVDDDDQEEKPLEQSSTTYGDLGTAMENDAAAAAVQVQEQVVEQQDATQPRDEDTAAEGQETPGAHQPGSTENADDAVQVQEEGETADATAVHDHDKAVEQCTTADDLGTTMENDVAKDDQEVLEQGVIDQGDASTIDAVKDHEVLLLGAVEGTRATTDGIAAVEDQGKNVEQCTTYSDLGTTMKNDDAVDDKQVVKQGAVDLTMDDDASVEEQEVVEQGVVDLTMDDDASVEEQEVVEEGVVDLTMDDDASVEEQEVVEEGVVDLTMDDDDSVKHHKQQGIIDGTDDIAVEKQEKVLEQCSRATTDQYTVREKEMVVEQGVIDPKYMDLATEDQVKLSIIDDHGTVPMDNIVVKDQDKAVVQYASDAIVTIKDESPVEEHDTVGNQGVIDKNGRTKDDIDVEGHGYVNEQVIVDNWGTSSDATALEGQKNEAEPRIGDEQIAGKDMDGVHAEGNMLEQRTSDKQGATQSDFTVDKHKDVAECVRHEWGAPEDDLAMDRTAYQGTRDWGIVNKEKVKLPADDRAMDTAAYQGTGDWGIVNKDKVKLPEDDRAMDTAAYQGTGDWGIVSKEKYTLPARRYPQKPRKLNCPSYMSKGTCTYGPSCHFNHPPQLKSRSDESWRPSERRNHGAAEILELNRLGLPIREGARNCDYYMRTGACRYGKNCHFNHPDHVIDAQFSPPTGWEDNALQMEKSSDHTLDETSRMKKSSDGATFDDRSHMKKSSDDATLDDRSHLKKPSDGAIVDDTSYSKKSSDHENSSSSGVLPPSIFRMLLPPQKVLPGTEGKAKKKSDWSSDDSDGCCSADSSDGPLCKQGEHVDYPERPGRPEYHRPKQSKYKEEVNYPERPGKPDCPFYMRFGDCKFASACNYHHPKDKYPAGRPDEPECPFLMKRGYCKLRAQCKFYHPEASSPTDAKRSVTTDEHHPSTRTTLQDYMLPQQPQYPERPGQPECRYYLQFGKCKYLSACIFHHPKDRLAAHSDQIGPGMPDCPFYMKAGKCQFGSACEFRHPKDIHSSSTAEEAFDKRSGSGAYDSLTRSDNGVEQQEESIMYPERPGEPECNHYMRQGYCKFQMNCKYHHPGDRLSKKHEVIRSDHLSKAGTRWLPHECYQQKALS